From the Marispirochaeta aestuarii genome, the window TCTGCTTGAACGCTGCATGGAAGCGGAGATACGAGGCTTACCGGACAACTTTTAGAGCTGCCGTATCCGGACATTTCTGTACAGGGAGGATAAGCGTGCGCAATGGATGTCAGTTAATTACCTATCCCGACTCCATGGGGGGCAGTATCGCCTCGCTGAAGCATGGAATCGAGAAGTATTTTTCCCGTGCTATAACGGGGGTCCATATTCTCCCCTTCTACCCGTCTTCCGGCGACCGGGGCTTTTCTCCCCTGGGATATGACACGGTGGATCCCTCCTTTGGATCCTGGGACGATATCCGGGGCATAAAAGAGATGGGCCTGGACCTGACTGTCGACTTCATGATCAATCACTTGTCCCGCCGGTCTGCCCAGTTTCAGGACTTTCTGCGCCGGGGTAAGGATTCTCCCTTCAGGGATTTCTTTATACGCTACAGCAGTTTCTGGCCGGGAGGGGAGCCGACGGATGAAGACCTGGCAAAAATATACACCCGCAAACCCCGTCCCCCCTACGTGGAAGAACAGCTTTCCGACGGAACAGCGGAAAAAATCTGGTGTACCTTCGATACAGAACAGATCGATCTGAACCTCGATTCCCCGTCGACACGAAATTTCGTGCAGGACTCCATGATGTCACTCTGCCGCCGGGGTGCCGACTGTATCCGCCTGGACGCCTTCGCCTACGGAATCAAGCGCCCGGGGACCAGCTGCTTCTTTGTCGAACCCGATGTCTGGGACCTGCTGAGCTGGTGCGACAGCATCGCCGCCGAATCCGGAGCTGTGGTGCTTCCGGAGATCCACGAGCACCACGGCATCCAGCTGAAGCTCGCACAGCACGGCTACCTGGTTTATGACTTTGCACTTCCCATGCTCATTCTCCAGGCCATCTACGACGGCAGCAGCCGTAATCTCAGGAACTGGCTGTCGATCTGTCCCCGCAGGCAGATCACGACCCTCGATACCCACGACGGTATCGGTGTTGTTGATGTCCGGGACCTTATGACCGACAAAGAGATTGAAGATACCAGGGACAACCTCTATTCCCGGGGGGCGAATGTAAAACGCATCTACAATACTCCGAAGTACAACAATCTGGATATTTACCAGATCAACTGTACCTACTATTCAGCCCTGGGAGACGATGACGAGGCCTATCTTCTGGCCAGGGCGGTTCAGTTCTTCGCACCGGGAATCCCCCAGGTCTACTACGTGGGGCTCCTTGCGGGCAGAAACGATATAACCCTTCTGGAGAAGACAAAAAACGGAAGGGATATAAACCGCCACAGCTACAGTCTCGAAGAGATCGACTCAGAACTCGGGCGGCCGGTGGTGAAGAGGCTGCTGCGCCTCATGGAGTTCCGCAGCTCCCACCCTGCTTTTTCGGGTGTATTTACCTTGAAGGAGAGCAGTCCCTCATCGCTGCATATCGAGTGGCATCATGAAGGCCATTGTGCCTGTCTGAGGGCAGATCTGAATAACCTCTCATTCCGGATCGAAGCCACGGGGAATGCAGGGACAAATCCTTCAGCTCTGGATTTGTAATATCCCCTTGAGAAGATACGGCTGTCCAGGCGTTCCGCTTTCTACTTCCCTTCAGGCAGACTTTGAGGCCGGATCAAGGGGAAAAACAATACGGAAAACCGCACCCGGCTCACTCCTGTACTCCAGAGATCCGTGAAGCTGCAGGACCAGCTCCCTGACCAGAACCAGACCAAGGGAACTTCTCTTTCCTGAAGCTTCATCAGAAGGCAGACCGACACCATTGTCCCCGATGGTCAGGGCTATGGAGTTGTCGGGATTTTCCTTCATCTCTATCCATATGTTCCTCTCCTTCCGACCGCGAAAGGCATGCTTCATGGAGTTGGTAAGAAGTTCGTTGATAATAAGACCGCAGGGAACAGCGGTTTCAATACTGAGAGCGACAGAAGCAATATCGGCGACGAAATGAATACCCGCCGTATCCTGATCGAAGGATTGAAGAAGATACTGTGACAGGGACTCGACATAACGGGAGAAATCTATCCGGGAAAAATCATCACTCATGTACAGCTGCTCATGGATCAGTCCCATGGACTGGATTCTCTGCTGCCCGGCCTGAAATACATCCTTCATGATCCGGTCATCTATACTGTCCTCCTGGAGGCTCAGCATGCTGGAAATAATCTGCATATTGTTCTTGACCCTGTGATGGATCTCCCTGAGAAGCACCTCTTTTTCCCGCAGAGAGGATACTATCTGTTCCCGGGCCATTTTTTGTTCTGAAATATCACTGACAAGATTCATGATTCCGTATACGTCTCCTGAAGAGTCCACCAGAGGAGCGACGGAAACATTTACCCAGATACGCGTTCCGTCCTTACGGAGGCTCTGAAATTCCCTGTTAATGACCTTGTCCTTACCCTCTACAATCTCCCGGAAAAAGATTTTATACGACCCGAGTTCCCCGGGGGGAATAACAGGCAGCTCCTTACCGAGGACCTCGCCGCTTTTCCATCCGTAGATGGATTCAGCCGCCTTGCTCCAGAGTTCAATAATCCCCTCTCTGTTCTGCAGAACAACAGCAATTGGAGAGTGATCGATAAGGACCTGCATTCTCGTATTTGCTTCACGCAGACTGACCTCGTTTCTCCGTATCTCCTGGATGCGGTTCTCAAGACGCCGGAGAACCAGATTCAACTGCTCCGTCATACTGTTGAAAGCCGCGGCAAGCAGGGAAACCTCCCGGGGGCCATGGAGATCGGCACGAAGATCTTCTTCACCCCCGGATATCCTCGTTACCATGCCGGTCAGGTGATCGAGAGGTACAGTTATCCGCCGGGACAGGAGAATACCGATGAGTACTGCAGTAAGGGCGGCAAGAATGATTATTCCCGCAGAAAAGAGAACCTGTCGGAGAATAGGAGAGAAGGAGCGGTCCCAGGGGATCTCCGTTACCACCGCCCAGTCAGTGGCTGTAACCGGATAATATTTTCCCACCACGGGTACACCGTTTATTCCGATATAGCGTTCATCCGTCCCCGTCTGATCTTCTCCGTAACGCAGAAAATCCGCGACAATCGGCAGTCCCGACACATTCTCCGCGGCCAGTGCTCGCGTAAGATCAGGATGGGCCAGGAGCCGGCCTTTGGAATCGACGATATAGGCGTAGCCCCCGTTTTCAATTAGAACCTGCCCGATAAATTCCCACATGAATCTGAGACTGAGTTCCGCTACCAGAACGCCCTGAAAATCACCGAACACATCAAATACCGGAACGGCTGCAGCCACATGGGGTTCGTTGGTACTCCGGTCAATATGGACCTCCCCTACCAGGGACTCCCGGAGGTTCATCAGATTCTTCCCCTGGGCCTGCAGATACTCCGTCAGATGCTGTGAACCTGTACTGTCAAGGAGAGAAAATCTACCCTCCAGGTTTCCCTCCCGGTCAAGAAATGCCGCCTGCTGAAGGGCCTCCACATGGCCCAGCAGGCGAGAGAGCATTTCCACCTGATCCTGTACCGACAGGGAAGCAATGTCAGCTATCCATGCTGTATTTTTCAGGATCTGCAAACGGGTGCTGATAAAACCATCAAATCTCAAGGCTGTTTTTTCCGCGATTATCTGAATATTCGCGGATACATATTTCAACTGGCGCCGATAGCTTGCTACCGTCAGTATGGTTCCCGGAACAACAAGGAAAAAAAGCATCAGATACAGAAAAGACCTGGAAAGGATTCCCGAGACTGATTGATTGCTCCCTTTGCCCATTGATAATCCCGTCATCGCAGTATCTGGTCGGCAATATTCAAAAGCACCTGGGGAAGGACCAGGCCCAGCTCCTGTGCGCGGCGGTAATTAACCAGCAGGGTCATATCCGCCGTGGCCACCGGTATCGTACCGGTATCGGTACCTTTCAGTATTTTATCTGCAATGAGGGCTGCCATTGCACCTGTTTTTTGGAAATCCACGGCGTATGCCAGGACAGCTCCGGATTTCGCCTGGACTGCAGATCCGCCGCTTATGGGTATACTGTGCCGGGCGGCAAACTGGCTCAGCACTTGCCATCCCTGGACCGACTGCGTAATGGAATCAGCTGTAATCAGGATTCCGTCGATGTCGACTTCGCCCTTGTCCCTGTCCTCCAGGTCTGCCGCAAGTTCCTCGACACTGCCTGTCCGTGCCTGGACAAGCTCGATCCCCTCCCGCAGGGCGGCCTTTTCCAGTTCGGGAATAACGGATTTGTTTGCTTCATAATCAGGGTCATAGGCGGTATAGATTCTTTCGGCATTCGGGACCAGCTGTAGAAGGTATTCGAAGCGCTTAACAACCACCTGGGCACTGGGAGCGCGTATCCCCGTGGTATTGCCCCCGGGACAATGAACTGTATCGACAAGGCCGGTACCTTCGATATTCCCGAGGCCGAATACCAGGGGGACAGATCCGTCCAAAGTACTTTTTGCGGCTACGGCGGATCCCGTGGGAAAGGCAAGCACAAGATCGGCTTTTTCGGCTGCAATCCGTTTCAGGATCTCCCGTTCCTGTTCAGATCCGCTTATGCCTTCATGCAGGAAGATGCCGATATTCTTTCCGTCCTCGTAACCCAGCTCCATCATCTTTTCCGTGAAACCCTCGGCTATACCCAGGAAAGACTTCGTGCCGCAGATAATATGAACCTGCGGAATCCGCTCCGGTTCTCTTCCTGTGCATCCTGAAAAAACGAGAACCAGCAGAAAAAGAGTTATGTGACGAGAAAAGCGTCCTTGCTTTTTCATTACCCTTTCCATCGCAGCGTCGAATATGTTTCTACTGAGAACAGGTATTATTTCTCTTTATAAAGTATAGGAGAAGAGATCAGGATTGTCGAATCGGAAAGAGCTTAAGTTACAGAAACAGCCCCTCCCCGGGGATTAAGCATCTAACGCTCAAGCGTGTACTCAATCCGGGGGAGCAGACTATTGAATATAACTCCCGGGCAGAGGGTTTCTTCAGGATTTCTTACCCTTCAGAAACCGGGAAATCTTTTTAAACAGAGAGACTTTGGCGTGTTTTTTCTCCGCCTGGGCCAGTTCGGGGCTTATGGTAAAATTCTCCCCATACTTCTGGCGATAGTATTCCACCCTGTCTTCCAGTGACTGATCACCTTTCCTGGCAAGCTCGGGTTTGATTTTTCTTCCAGGTTTTCGGGGGGGCTGATTTTTTGGCTCCCGCCGCTTCTGCTGTACCGCTTCCTTTTCCGGTCTCTTTCCCCGTCTGGTCCCGCCGGCCGGCTGGGTTCTCTGGGAATCCCGGGGAACTTCCTTTTTGCGGTTCCGCTGTTTTTCAGGTTTGTCCCGGCGCGGATCGTTCCGTTTACCGACCCCGGTCTGTCTGCCGGTTACGGATTCAATATTTTCAGATATCTCCCGGCTCCGATCCCGGTCCCTGTCGCGGCCACGGGAATCCCTCCTTCCGGTCCGCCGTTCCGGACGTTTGTCACCCCGCTTTCGATCTCCCCGCCGGTCATTGCGACGGTCTCCCCGATCTCGCTTCAGGTAATGATCGTGCATGACGTTCATCCCTGCACTCTGGTCCTCCGCCAGCATAGAGGGGTCAAGCTCCGCCACGGGGATCTTCATACCGATAAAGCTTTCAATGGCCGGCAGCCCGTAGACAAAGCGTTCGCAGGCCAGGGTAATGGCCTTTCCTTCCCTGCCGGCCCGGGCCGTCCTGCCTATACGGTGTACGTAGCTTTCAGGATCCTCGGGAACATCATAGTTGATCACCATGTCCAGGTCGTTTATGTGCAGACCCCGGGCGGCCACATCGGTGGCAACCAGGAAACGCAGGTCGCCCTTCTTGATGCGGTTGATGGTGGAAAGCCGCTTTTTCTGGGGCATATCTCCCATGATGTACTCACAGGGAAACCCGTTCAGAGAGAGACGCTTGGCCACCTCCACGGCGGCGAATTTGGTATTGGTAAAGATGATTGCGTTGGCGGGCTGCATGGTTTTAAAGATACCGATGACCATACGTATCTTTTCGTCCCGGGACAGATGATAGATACTCTGGTCGATCTCCTCCACCGTGATGGACTCCGGTTCGATCTCGATATGCATCGGATCCCGCATGTATTCCCAGGCCAGGTTCTGTACCCGTACGCTCATGGTGGCGGAAAAGAGCATGGTCCTGCGTTCATCCAGGGGGGGCAGCATTTTTACAATACGCCTCAGGTCCGGCAGAAAACCCATATCAAAGAGCCGGTCCGCCTCGTCGATTACAACCGCTCCAAAGCCCTTGAAATCCATCTTTTTCTGCTTTCCAAAATCAATCAATCGCCCCGGTGTCCCGACAACGATATCCACACCTTCCCGGAGCATCCGCTCCTGGTCCCCGTAGCCTACACCGCCGTAGAAACTGCCTACCTTGAAATCAAGATGGCTTCCCAGCAGTTTAGCTTCTTCCTCTATCTGCACCACCAGTTCCCGGGTGGGAGCGATAATCAGGGCCTTCTTTTTCTCCACCGAGTCGGTCAAAAACAGATGGTAGATGGAGAGCAGAAAGGCCGCGGTTTTTCCCGTCCCCGTCTGGGACTGGGCCGTCACATCCTTGCCGGCAAAAATCGCCTGAAAACACTGTTCCTGTACAGGCATGCACTCTTCAAAGCCGGCTTCTTGAATACCCTTCTGGATATCCGGATGAAAATCAAAGTCTGTAAATCTCATACTGACCTCACTATAGCATTTTTACCGGCGATACAACAAGATTCAGCCCCTCTCCCCCGGGAAGGGACGAAATGTCCGGGCCAGACCTCCCCCGGAGGTCTCCCGGTAGTCCCGTCCCAGGTCCCTGCCGGTACGATACATGGTCTCCACAACCTGATCAAAACTGACCGAATGGCTGCCGTCGGACTGCAGGGCGTATACGGCTGATTCCACCGCCCGGGCAGCGGCCATGGCATTGCGTTCGATACAGGGAATCTGCACGAGGCCCTGGACGGGATCGCAGGTAAGTCCCAGGTGATGTTCAAGACCCATCTCCGCGGCATATTCAACCTGATTGCGGGTCCCGCCGATAAGGTGGGCTGCGGCGGCCGCCGCCATGGCGCAGGCGGTTCCCACCTCTCCCTGACAGCCGACCTCCGCTCCGGAGATGGAGGCGTTATGCCTCACCAGAATACCGATAAGTCCGGCGACGGCCAGGGCCCGATAGATACGCTCATTGGGCAGCTTGTGGGATTCGGCATAGAATGCCAGGACCGCCGGAACCACCCCGGAGGCACCGCAGGTAGGGGCGGTCACGACGATCCCTCCCGCAGCGTTCTCCTCTGAGACCGCCAGGGCATTTGCAAACAGCCTGCCCAGGTCCCTGGTTATCCCCCTGGCATCCCGCACCCTTGCCATGTACTGGGAGGCCTTCCTGGGCAGTTTCAGGCCCCCCGGAAGGCGACCCTCCGCCAGAAGCCCCCGTTGGATGCTCTTTTTCATTACCTCCCAGACCTGCCTCAGGTGTTCCTCGAGTCCCGGTTCCCGAAGGTAGGCGTAGTTCCAGAGGGGGATCTCCTCACGGGCGCAGTACGTGAGAACCGCCGCCAGACTCTCATGTTCATAGGGACGCGGCGCTTCAGGCAGGCCTGGATACAGGATACTTCCCCCTCCCACGCTGTAGACTTCCCGGCTCCCCAGAAGCTTCTTCCCGGCATCCCGGGCGCTCAGGCGCATTCCGTTGGGATGTTCAGGAAGCTCCTTATCCGGATACCACTGAATCGTGCAGCGTTCCCGACCCAGGACATCCGTGATTGCCTGGTCGGTCAGATGCCCCCTCCCGGTGGCGGCAAGGCTCCCGAAAAGTTCAACGTCAAAGCTTTCCCCGCCGGGGAACTCCTCAAGGAAGCGTTCAGCCGCAGCCGCCGGTCCCAGGGTGTGACTTGAGGAGGGACCACGCCCTGGTTTATAGAGATCGATGATGCCCTTCATGAATGCCATACAGTCCTCGCGTAATACTTACAAATACATAATATTTTATCATAAATAATTAGATTATCATCAATATTCTATTTTTGAATTGACATTTAGCGCAATCATACTCAAAATGAGGATATGCACCTCGATGAACTCAACCGCGCGATTCTCTACCGGCTTCAGGACGGCCGCAGGTCCTTTCGCCGCATAGCCGAAGAGCTCGCGGTTACCGAGAATACGGTGCGTGCAAGGGTCAACCGTATGGTCGAATCGGGAGTCCTGGAAATCCGGGCCCTGGTGGAGCCGGAGGCGGTTCCCGGAGGCCAACTGGCGGTGGTCGGCATTAAACTCGCCACCATGGACCTGGTAAACAAGGGAGAAGAGATCAGCCGTCTCAAGGGGGTTGTCTCCGTAAAGGTCGTAACAGGACGTTTTGACCTGATTATCGAAGTCCTGCTTACCGAAGGATTCGGCCTTCTGGAGTTTTATACCCAGGAGGTATCCCGGGTCCAGGAGATCGATTCCGTCGAGACCTTTATCGTCTACAAAAGCTACAACAGCAAGGTTCCCCTTAATCACAAACCGGAAAAACTTCCCGGACCGGCAGTACTGTCCGGTAAAGAGAGGAATTAATATGGCGCAGTTAAAAAGGACAGCCCTTTTCCCGGCCTATGGGGAAACCGAAGGGGTCAGGCTTATCGATTTCGGCGGATGGGAGCTTCCGGTTCAGTTTGCAGCGGGAATCCTCGCTGAACACAAAGCAGTACGGAGCAACGCCGGGCTCTTCGACGTCTCCCACATGGGAGAGATTTTCCTGGAAGGAGACGGAGCGGAGGATTACCTGGATCGCCTCGTCACCGGCAGCGTCAGCGCCATGAAGAACGGAACCTGTCTCTACACCATACTCTGCAACACGAGAGGCGGAGCCGTGGACGACCTGCTTGTTTACCGCCTTGGAGAGAAACGCTTCATGCTGGTGGTAAACGCCGCCAATACGGAAAAGGACTTTATCTGGATTACAACGGAAAACCCCGCGGCTTCGAAGAAAAGCTCCCACCTCCGTATAGAAAATCAAAGCGCCCAATGGGTGCAGATCGCCCTTCAGGGTCCCAGGGCCCGGGAGTACCTGCAGGAGCTTGTGGATGTTAACCTGGAGGACCTGGCCTTTTACAGTTTCTTCGATGAAGTCTCCCTCGCCGGAGTCCCCACACTGATATCCCGGACAGGTTACACCGGGGAGGACGGCTTCGAGATCTACTGCGAGGCTTCGGAAGGGCCCGGCATATGGCGGACCCTGCTGAACCACGGGGCTGACAGGGGGCTCATTCCCTGTGGACTGGGTGCCAGGGACACCCTGCGTCTGGAGGCTCGGCTCCCCCTCTATGGACATGAACTGACCGAAGACGCCGGCCCCCTGGAGGCGGGACTCAGGGTATTC encodes:
- the gtfA gene encoding sucrose phosphorylase, translating into MRNGCQLITYPDSMGGSIASLKHGIEKYFSRAITGVHILPFYPSSGDRGFSPLGYDTVDPSFGSWDDIRGIKEMGLDLTVDFMINHLSRRSAQFQDFLRRGKDSPFRDFFIRYSSFWPGGEPTDEDLAKIYTRKPRPPYVEEQLSDGTAEKIWCTFDTEQIDLNLDSPSTRNFVQDSMMSLCRRGADCIRLDAFAYGIKRPGTSCFFVEPDVWDLLSWCDSIAAESGAVVLPEIHEHHGIQLKLAQHGYLVYDFALPMLILQAIYDGSSRNLRNWLSICPRRQITTLDTHDGIGVVDVRDLMTDKEIEDTRDNLYSRGANVKRIYNTPKYNNLDIYQINCTYYSALGDDDEAYLLARAVQFFAPGIPQVYYVGLLAGRNDITLLEKTKNGRDINRHSYSLEEIDSELGRPVVKRLLRLMEFRSSHPAFSGVFTLKESSPSSLHIEWHHEGHCACLRADLNNLSFRIEATGNAGTNPSALDL
- a CDS encoding DEAD/DEAH box helicase — encoded protein: MRFTDFDFHPDIQKGIQEAGFEECMPVQEQCFQAIFAGKDVTAQSQTGTGKTAAFLLSIYHLFLTDSVEKKKALIIAPTRELVVQIEEEAKLLGSHLDFKVGSFYGGVGYGDQERMLREGVDIVVGTPGRLIDFGKQKKMDFKGFGAVVIDEADRLFDMGFLPDLRRIVKMLPPLDERRTMLFSATMSVRVQNLAWEYMRDPMHIEIEPESITVEEIDQSIYHLSRDEKIRMVIGIFKTMQPANAIIFTNTKFAAVEVAKRLSLNGFPCEYIMGDMPQKKRLSTINRIKKGDLRFLVATDVAARGLHINDLDMVINYDVPEDPESYVHRIGRTARAGREGKAITLACERFVYGLPAIESFIGMKIPVAELDPSMLAEDQSAGMNVMHDHYLKRDRGDRRNDRRGDRKRGDKRPERRTGRRDSRGRDRDRDRSREISENIESVTGRQTGVGKRNDPRRDKPEKQRNRKKEVPRDSQRTQPAGGTRRGKRPEKEAVQQKRREPKNQPPRKPGRKIKPELARKGDQSLEDRVEYYRQKYGENFTISPELAQAEKKHAKVSLFKKISRFLKGKKS
- the gcvT gene encoding glycine cleavage system aminomethyltransferase GcvT, translating into MAQLKRTALFPAYGETEGVRLIDFGGWELPVQFAAGILAEHKAVRSNAGLFDVSHMGEIFLEGDGAEDYLDRLVTGSVSAMKNGTCLYTILCNTRGGAVDDLLVYRLGEKRFMLVVNAANTEKDFIWITTENPAASKKSSHLRIENQSAQWVQIALQGPRAREYLQELVDVNLEDLAFYSFFDEVSLAGVPTLISRTGYTGEDGFEIYCEASEGPGIWRTLLNHGADRGLIPCGLGARDTLRLEARLPLYGHELTEDAGPLEAGLRVFVDFEKGDFIGRAALKEMLRKENYRVLRGVRMIDRGVPRQGYRVYKEDHPVGEVTSGGKSPSLDEFIALVRVPKGSLKTGEQVRIEINGKRKTGEVISTPFYKKAYGGKQ
- a CDS encoding sensor histidine kinase, yielding MGKGSNQSVSGILSRSFLYLMLFFLVVPGTILTVASYRRQLKYVSANIQIIAEKTALRFDGFISTRLQILKNTAWIADIASLSVQDQVEMLSRLLGHVEALQQAAFLDREGNLEGRFSLLDSTGSQHLTEYLQAQGKNLMNLRESLVGEVHIDRSTNEPHVAAAVPVFDVFGDFQGVLVAELSLRFMWEFIGQVLIENGGYAYIVDSKGRLLAHPDLTRALAAENVSGLPIVADFLRYGEDQTGTDERYIGINGVPVVGKYYPVTATDWAVVTEIPWDRSFSPILRQVLFSAGIIILAALTAVLIGILLSRRITVPLDHLTGMVTRISGGEEDLRADLHGPREVSLLAAAFNSMTEQLNLVLRRLENRIQEIRRNEVSLREANTRMQVLIDHSPIAVVLQNREGIIELWSKAAESIYGWKSGEVLGKELPVIPPGELGSYKIFFREIVEGKDKVINREFQSLRKDGTRIWVNVSVAPLVDSSGDVYGIMNLVSDISEQKMAREQIVSSLREKEVLLREIHHRVKNNMQIISSMLSLQEDSIDDRIMKDVFQAGQQRIQSMGLIHEQLYMSDDFSRIDFSRYVESLSQYLLQSFDQDTAGIHFVADIASVALSIETAVPCGLIINELLTNSMKHAFRGRKERNIWIEMKENPDNSIALTIGDNGVGLPSDEASGKRSSLGLVLVRELVLQLHGSLEYRSEPGAVFRIVFPLDPASKSA
- a CDS encoding L-serine ammonia-lyase; this encodes MAFMKGIIDLYKPGRGPSSSHTLGPAAAAERFLEEFPGGESFDVELFGSLAATGRGHLTDQAITDVLGRERCTIQWYPDKELPEHPNGMRLSARDAGKKLLGSREVYSVGGGSILYPGLPEAPRPYEHESLAAVLTYCAREEIPLWNYAYLREPGLEEHLRQVWEVMKKSIQRGLLAEGRLPGGLKLPRKASQYMARVRDARGITRDLGRLFANALAVSEENAAGGIVVTAPTCGASGVVPAVLAFYAESHKLPNERIYRALAVAGLIGILVRHNASISGAEVGCQGEVGTACAMAAAAAAHLIGGTRNQVEYAAEMGLEHHLGLTCDPVQGLVQIPCIERNAMAAARAVESAVYALQSDGSHSVSFDQVVETMYRTGRDLGRDYRETSGGGLARTFRPFPGERG
- a CDS encoding ABC transporter substrate-binding protein; this translates as MKKQGRFSRHITLFLLVLVFSGCTGREPERIPQVHIICGTKSFLGIAEGFTEKMMELGYEDGKNIGIFLHEGISGSEQEREILKRIAAEKADLVLAFPTGSAVAAKSTLDGSVPLVFGLGNIEGTGLVDTVHCPGGNTTGIRAPSAQVVVKRFEYLLQLVPNAERIYTAYDPDYEANKSVIPELEKAALREGIELVQARTGSVEELAADLEDRDKGEVDIDGILITADSITQSVQGWQVLSQFAARHSIPISGGSAVQAKSGAVLAYAVDFQKTGAMAALIADKILKGTDTGTIPVATADMTLLVNYRRAQELGLVLPQVLLNIADQILR
- a CDS encoding Lrp/AsnC family transcriptional regulator, which encodes MHLDELNRAILYRLQDGRRSFRRIAEELAVTENTVRARVNRMVESGVLEIRALVEPEAVPGGQLAVVGIKLATMDLVNKGEEISRLKGVVSVKVVTGRFDLIIEVLLTEGFGLLEFYTQEVSRVQEIDSVETFIVYKSYNSKVPLNHKPEKLPGPAVLSGKERN